From the Roseibium sp. HPY-6 genome, one window contains:
- a CDS encoding protein-L-isoaspartate(D-aspartate) O-methyltransferase: MDRFSKERDEMVSRQLEGRGLQDQRVLAAMRTVPRHLFVSKKLANHAYRDMPLTIGHYQSISQPYMVALMCELLDLSATDTVLEVGTGSGYAAAVLSELCGHVVTVERIPELAKNARVVLGTLGCDSIEVHCVDGTVGFPGRSPYDAILVSAGAPAVPEGLKQQLKSGGRLVIPVGNSKMTQDLLRIRRHSKDKFETENHGGVAFVPLVGKEGWSM, encoded by the coding sequence ATGGACCGATTTTCAAAGGAACGGGATGAAATGGTTTCGCGGCAACTTGAAGGCCGCGGTCTTCAGGACCAACGTGTACTTGCTGCCATGAGGACGGTCCCGCGACATCTGTTTGTATCGAAAAAACTCGCCAATCATGCTTATAGGGACATGCCACTGACCATCGGCCATTACCAGTCGATTTCGCAGCCCTACATGGTTGCGCTGATGTGTGAACTGCTTGACCTTTCCGCAACTGACACGGTTCTGGAGGTTGGAACAGGATCCGGCTACGCCGCCGCTGTTCTGTCGGAGTTATGCGGCCATGTGGTCACTGTTGAGCGAATCCCGGAACTTGCAAAGAATGCTCGCGTTGTGCTCGGCACACTCGGCTGCGACTCAATCGAGGTCCATTGCGTCGATGGAACAGTAGGTTTTCCTGGCAGGAGCCCCTACGATGCGATCCTGGTTTCTGCAGGGGCACCAGCTGTTCCCGAAGGATTGAAACAGCAGCTGAAATCGGGTGGCCGCCTGGTCATTCCTGTCGGCAACAGCAAAATGACCCAGGACCTTTTGCGTATTCGCAGACATTCCAAGGACAAATTTGAAACCGAGAACCATGGCGGCGTCGCCTTCGTACCCCTTGTCGGCAAAGAAGGTTGGTCGATGTAA
- the pdhA gene encoding pyruvate dehydrogenase (acetyl-transferring) E1 component subunit alpha, whose translation MATASKTTSARSKSASRTRSTAKKAKPAIAEFDKDEELHAYREMLLIRRFEEKAGQLYGMGLIGGFCHLYIGQEAVVVGMQMAKKDGDQMITGYRDHGHMLAMDLDPGAVMAELTGRRGGLSKGKGGSMHMFSKEKHFYGGHGIVGAQVSLGTGLGFANKYRGNGNVSMAFFGDGASNQGQVYESFNMAELWKLPVVYVIENNKYGMGTSVNRASATTDLSQRGASFGIPGEQVDGMDVRAVKAASDKALAWCRDGKGPYILEMITYRYRGHSMSDPAKYRSKDEVQKMRTEHDPIEQVRARMIEKGWASEDDLKAIDKDVRAKVAEAAEFAQNDPEPDASELYTDILL comes from the coding sequence ATGGCCACAGCATCAAAGACCACTTCCGCTCGCTCCAAGAGCGCTAGCCGGACCCGCAGCACCGCCAAGAAAGCGAAGCCTGCGATCGCCGAGTTCGACAAGGACGAAGAACTTCACGCATACCGCGAAATGCTTCTGATCCGCCGATTTGAGGAAAAAGCCGGACAATTGTACGGCATGGGCCTCATCGGCGGATTTTGTCATTTGTATATCGGGCAGGAAGCTGTCGTGGTCGGTATGCAGATGGCCAAGAAGGACGGCGATCAGATGATCACCGGCTATCGTGATCACGGCCACATGCTGGCAATGGATCTCGATCCGGGCGCCGTCATGGCGGAACTCACCGGCCGGCGCGGCGGTCTTTCCAAAGGGAAGGGCGGGTCGATGCATATGTTCTCCAAAGAGAAGCATTTCTACGGCGGCCACGGCATTGTCGGTGCGCAGGTATCTCTTGGAACCGGTCTTGGTTTTGCCAACAAGTATCGCGGAAACGGCAACGTTTCGATGGCGTTTTTCGGAGATGGCGCGTCCAACCAGGGCCAGGTCTACGAGAGCTTCAACATGGCGGAACTCTGGAAGCTTCCCGTCGTTTACGTGATCGAAAACAACAAATACGGCATGGGTACGAGCGTAAATCGCGCCTCGGCAACCACGGATCTTTCCCAACGTGGTGCCTCCTTCGGTATCCCCGGTGAACAGGTTGACGGGATGGATGTCCGGGCCGTCAAGGCAGCGTCCGACAAGGCATTGGCCTGGTGCCGGGATGGCAAAGGACCGTACATCCTGGAAATGATCACCTACCGGTATCGCGGTCACTCCATGTCCGATCCCGCGAAATACCGTTCCAAGGATGAAGTTCAGAAAATGCGGACCGAGCACGATCCGATCGAGCAGGTCAGGGCCCGGATGATCGAAAAGGGTTGGGCGAGTGAAGACGACCTGAAGGCGATCGATAAAGATGTCCGCGCAAAGGTCGCCGAAGCAGCTGAATTTGCGCAGAACGATCCGGAACCGGACGCATCTGAACTCTACACCGACATCTTGCTGTAA
- a CDS encoding pyruvate dehydrogenase complex E1 component subunit beta produces MPIDILMPALSPTMEEGKLAKWLKAEGEAVTAGDVIAEIETDKATMEVEAVDEGTLGKILVPEGTDNVKVNEKIAVLLGEGEDASAMDAAAAAPAAAPAQAEAPSAPAAPAAPVAPVVSEPAEDPEIPAGTAMKTSTVREALRDAMAEEMRRDPDVFVMGEEVAEYQGAYKITQGLLDEFSDKRVIDTPITEHGFTGLGVGAAMAGLRPIVEFMTFNFAMQAIDQIINSAAKTLYMSGGQMGAPIVFRGPNGAAARVGAQHSQDYASWYAHVPGLKVVQPYSAADAKGLLKAAIRDSNPVIFLENEILYGHSFEIPDMDDFVLPIGKAKIERGGTDVTLVSWGIGMTYTLQAADELAGMGISAEVINLRTIRPLDIETVLASVRKTGRIVTIEEAFPMCSVSSEIAYQVQEKAFDYLDAPVLRVTGKDVPMPYAANLEKLALPSVPEVIDAVKAVTYTA; encoded by the coding sequence ATGCCGATTGATATTTTGATGCCGGCTCTCTCGCCGACAATGGAAGAGGGCAAGCTCGCCAAATGGCTGAAGGCCGAAGGTGAAGCAGTCACTGCGGGCGATGTGATCGCCGAAATTGAAACCGACAAGGCAACGATGGAAGTCGAAGCCGTCGACGAGGGTACGCTTGGCAAGATCCTGGTTCCTGAAGGGACCGACAACGTCAAGGTCAACGAGAAGATCGCCGTGCTTCTTGGTGAGGGCGAGGATGCGAGCGCAATGGATGCAGCCGCTGCTGCTCCGGCAGCCGCACCTGCTCAGGCCGAGGCACCGAGCGCACCTGCAGCACCGGCTGCTCCCGTAGCGCCCGTTGTTTCCGAGCCTGCGGAAGACCCGGAAATTCCGGCCGGCACCGCAATGAAAACCTCCACTGTCCGCGAAGCGCTGCGGGATGCAATGGCGGAAGAAATGCGCCGTGACCCGGACGTTTTCGTCATGGGCGAGGAAGTGGCCGAATACCAGGGTGCCTACAAGATCACCCAGGGTCTTCTGGACGAGTTCAGCGACAAGCGCGTGATCGATACACCGATCACCGAGCATGGCTTTACCGGGCTTGGCGTCGGCGCTGCCATGGCCGGCTTGCGGCCAATCGTCGAGTTCATGACCTTCAACTTCGCCATGCAGGCGATCGATCAGATCATCAACTCCGCTGCGAAGACGCTCTATATGTCCGGTGGGCAGATGGGAGCACCGATTGTCTTCCGTGGCCCGAACGGTGCGGCGGCACGCGTTGGTGCACAGCACTCGCAGGATTATGCATCATGGTATGCCCATGTGCCGGGTCTGAAGGTGGTTCAACCTTATTCCGCGGCCGACGCGAAAGGTCTGTTGAAGGCCGCGATCCGCGATTCCAATCCGGTCATCTTCCTGGAAAACGAGATCCTTTACGGTCATTCCTTCGAAATTCCCGACATGGACGATTTCGTGCTGCCGATCGGCAAGGCGAAGATCGAACGTGGCGGTACCGATGTGACGCTTGTTTCCTGGGGCATCGGCATGACCTACACGCTGCAGGCGGCGGACGAACTGGCTGGAATGGGTATTTCGGCTGAAGTCATCAACCTGCGCACCATTCGACCGCTCGATATCGAAACGGTTCTTGCTTCGGTGCGCAAAACAGGCCGGATCGTCACTATCGAGGAAGCTTTCCCGATGTGTTCGGTCTCGTCCGAAATTGCTTATCAGGTTCAGGAAAAAGCGTTCGATTATCTTGACGCTCCCGTCTTGCGGGTGACCGGCAAGGACGTTCCGATGCCTTATGCGGCAAACCTTGAAAAGCTCGCGCTGCCGAGCGTTCCTGAAGTCATCGATGCGGTTAAGGCCGTGACCTACACAGCCT
- a CDS encoding septum formation initiator family protein, producing the protein MPRAATRQRKQSFIRRLITPVIAIAALGYFGFHAMSGELGLVGRAMIESRVSELEAELELLSEERQKLVARVSLLRPESLDPDMLDERARLNLNLVHSNELVVLRPGHRYSMN; encoded by the coding sequence GTGCCCCGAGCAGCTACCCGCCAGCGAAAACAGTCTTTCATTCGCCGCCTCATCACGCCTGTGATCGCTATTGCGGCGCTTGGTTATTTCGGATTTCACGCCATGAGCGGTGAACTCGGTCTGGTTGGCCGCGCCATGATCGAGAGCAGGGTCTCGGAGCTTGAGGCTGAGCTTGAACTTCTGTCGGAAGAACGGCAAAAACTTGTCGCTCGCGTCAGCCTGCTTCGGCCCGAAAGTCTCGATCCCGATATGCTGGATGAGCGAGCCCGGCTGAACCTCAACCTTGTGCACTCAAACGAACTTGTCGTCCTTCGGCCCGGACATCGCTACAGCATGAACTAA